The Halomonas qaidamensis genome includes the window CGCCGTAATCACCGTTAATACACGCATGGTGATATTTAGCTGATGAGAAGAGATCGAAATATAGCCATCGATAAGGTCACCGCAAATGTCATAATACATTTGCGTCAAAGTATAAAGACGTTCAAAGCGCTCCTCTACATCCGTAATGGCATGCATCGTTTCACTTTCACCACGAGGCAGATGAGCGTAATCGTAGGCCGTAAGCTCTTGGGTAATGCCCTTATGATAGCTAAAAATACGGCGCATCTTCACCAAACGTGAACGGTAGGTGGTGATTTTTCGCATCAGCACATCGTTACCATTCTCTAACAGCTCGTCCTCTATGTCGCTTAGCTCGGTTTCGAATTCCAATAAGCTATCAATATAGAAACCTGCTGAGGTATACATGATTTTCAGCGCGACACGCTCGGGAGATAATGCCAGCAGCGTTTTGCCATGCTCATTAAAAAGCCGTTCAATGCTGAGCGCTTCACCGGCATGCAAGGTGATCAGAAAGTGCTCACCAATGAAAAAACACACCTGTTGAGGCACGAACTTGAGCTGGGCATCAAACGAAGAAATACCTCGGTAGATAATCAATGTATGATGCTCAAACTCTTCAATTTTAGGCGGATGACGCTCCTTGTGGGCATCCTGGATGGCCATTGGATGACAATTAAAACGTTCCAGTAGCTGGCGCTCACGCGTTTCTGGCTCGCCTTTCATATCTATCCATAAGTGGCTGCCAGGCGTTGCCTGCCAAACATCAATAAGGCATTCATCACCTTCATGCACATCGCCATCCGGCATCGTTAGTAGGCTGCGAATCATCATCGTCCCTGTTAATTTGGTTCACGGCTTAACGTTACTGCCTAACGCTTTGACGACGATTAGGCAGATAGGCCAGCGTCACACTGACAACAATAGACGCCAGAAGCGCCCCTAAAAATGGCCCAAGCGTGGGAATACTGCCGGGGAACGTTGCTGCCATAATACCCGCGCTGACACTTCCCTGACTTATCCAGCCTGGCAGTATTGCTCCTACCAACCCTGCCATACCACCCCCTATCGCCGCCAGAGGCGTCATACGTTGCCACAGGCCAAGCAGCACCGGTACCACGATGGCAGCGCACAGTAAGTCAGCGATTAAGAATAGTCGCAGTACCGATAACCCCTGCAACGCAATCAGCACTACTGGCACCATCATGGCGACCGTTATCCAACGAGCAGTCGTTAAAGAGGCTGTATGCCGTTCACCGCCACGTCCAACAATCAGCGACGCGATGCCATTTTGAAGCGTATCGACACTTGAGGTTACCAACGTGACAGCCAGCACTAAGGCGGGCAGTGCTACCCACACCGGCGCATCGGTTAACAGTGCAAAGAAGGGAATAGGCGGCTCTCCAAGTGGCACTCCACTCATCGCGGCCATCATGCCGACACCGCCAATGACCATCACCACCAACACAGTCATACCGCCGCCTAGCCAAGCACCTCGGCCTAAGCTCTGGTCATCCTGGGCAGCCCATACACGCTGCCAATAGCCTTGATGGAAAAGATTGGCGGCGGTCACCGCAATGACAAGTGTAAGAGCAACGCTGAGCGCACTTGTGATAGGAATAGAAGGCATCACTGCGTCATTCGGCATGGTTGGCAGCCGCCATATGGCAACGCTGCCAACAGCTGCTAACAGGGCCAACAAAAGCCACGCTTGCCAGCGATCCGTGGCGAGGCTTGCCCGTAGCCCACCAACCACCGTGTACACCAAGGTTGTGAGCGCAACACCAATAATCACCAGCGCCGGAGGTACCTCTGACAGCAGCGCGGTAATCGCGCCGATGGCCGTTAGTTCCGCCGCTAAAAAACAGCCCATATAAGCAACAGAGGCCAGCGATACCCAGCGACGCACGCCTTTGCCATAACAGGCATCAGCAAATTCAGCAATGCTTCTGCCCTCTGGCAAAGCACGGCGAATTTTTGGCCCGTAAAGACCTAAGACAATAAACGGCAGCGCAGAGCCTATTGCATAGCCTGCGAGCGCTAATGGCCCAACAAACGCACCTATTTCAGGCGGTGCAAACAAAATCCAAGCGCCCATTCCCGAGGCTAAAAATGAGAACCCCAGCGTGGACGCCGTTTGCGAATTGCGTGCTGTCACGTAGTCATCGAGCGACCCCTGCACATGGCGTGCCCGAAGGCCCAAAAAGGCAAAGCAAAGTAGTGCCGCACCCAGTACGGCTGATGTTAGGTAAGGCATGTCGCACTTCCTCCGCCGGTATTAACCGGATCAGGTTCCAGGGTCTGCGCAGTGCGCATTCTCAGCCCATCAGTGTGGAGCTCCCCTGGCGACAGTGAATGGAGACGCTATCCTCGGTGAAAGTGGTTCGTTAGTAAAGGTTGGGCGTTAGTAAAATCTGTCAGTGAGTAACGCCTAGGTGGGTAACTTTTTTCCTACTATTTTCCCTTTATGATCGCGGTAGGCGTCCCATTAAGTAGAACTCTTCATTAGGTGGGGTGCCTGCCATGGTAACCAATCGGTTCGACATTCCAAAAAAAGCGACAATGGCACCAATGTCCCAACAATCTTCCAGCGTGAAACCCACTTGCTCTAATCTGGCCTGCCATTCGGAAGAGAACTCACCCACTTCAATACCGCAATGCATTGCAAAATCCAACATCATGCGATGACGTTCGCTCAGTCCTGCGGTCAGGTGGTTAATTGCAACGTTGTCTGCTACTAACGGGTCCTTGCTATAAATTCTCAATAAGGCCCCATGCGCAACGACACAATAAAGACAACGATTGCGTGCACTTGTGGCTACCACAATCATCTCTTTTTCAGCCTTGGTGAGCGTGTCGGACTCACGCTCCATTAGCGCATCGTGGTACGCAAAAAACGCGCGAAACTCATCGGGGCGGTGGGCCAACATTAAAAATACGTTGGGTACAAAGCCCGCCTTGCTTTGAACATTTACTATTGCTTCACGAATATCATCAGGCAGTTCGTCAAGGGTTTCTGGCACATGGAAACGGCTAAGTGGGTTTATCATCGCGGTTCCTCTTTTCCTAAAAGCAGGTTTTAAATTTTTGTTTTGGTTAAACATTTATACTGCTGACTGAACGCTATTCAGTAACAAAATACTAAACAAAGTGACTTTCAATCGCGGCTCACGCTGTCCATACTCTTAACAACTCAATAACCTATAAGCCGCGCAATGAACGCGTAAAATGGCACCTTACAGGGACACTCACATGCAGCATTTCGAAGCGAAAGAGCATACGCCAGGGCGCTTACACACACTTTTTGCTGACCCTTACCGCGCGTTCGACAACGATACCGATGAGCGGCAGCTACACATTCGAGTCATGCTGCACATCCTCTTTGCACAGCCCCTGCAACAGTCGCC containing:
- a CDS encoding magnesium transporter CorA family protein, yielding MIRSLLTMPDGDVHEGDECLIDVWQATPGSHLWIDMKGEPETRERQLLERFNCHPMAIQDAHKERHPPKIEEFEHHTLIIYRGISSFDAQLKFVPQQVCFFIGEHFLITLHAGEALSIERLFNEHGKTLLALSPERVALKIMYTSAGFYIDSLLEFETELSDIEDELLENGNDVLMRKITTYRSRLVKMRRIFSYHKGITQELTAYDYAHLPRGESETMHAITDVEERFERLYTLTQMYYDICGDLIDGYISISSHQLNITMRVLTVITAIFVPLTFIAGIYGMNFEYMPELRYQYGYFFVWGAMLGIGGSLIWLFKRKSWF
- a CDS encoding SLC5/6 family protein, which produces MPYLTSAVLGAALLCFAFLGLRARHVQGSLDDYVTARNSQTASTLGFSFLASGMGAWILFAPPEIGAFVGPLALAGYAIGSALPFIVLGLYGPKIRRALPEGRSIAEFADACYGKGVRRWVSLASVAYMGCFLAAELTAIGAITALLSEVPPALVIIGVALTTLVYTVVGGLRASLATDRWQAWLLLALLAAVGSVAIWRLPTMPNDAVMPSIPITSALSVALTLVIAVTAANLFHQGYWQRVWAAQDDQSLGRGAWLGGGMTVLVVMVIGGVGMMAAMSGVPLGEPPIPFFALLTDAPVWVALPALVLAVTLVTSSVDTLQNGIASLIVGRGGERHTASLTTARWITVAMMVPVVLIALQGLSVLRLFLIADLLCAAIVVPVLLGLWQRMTPLAAIGGGMAGLVGAILPGWISQGSVSAGIMAATFPGSIPTLGPFLGALLASIVVSVTLAYLPNRRQSVRQ
- a CDS encoding peroxidase-related enzyme (This protein belongs to a clade of uncharacterized proteins related to peroxidases such as the alkylhydroperoxidase AhpD.), which gives rise to MINPLSRFHVPETLDELPDDIREAIVNVQSKAGFVPNVFLMLAHRPDEFRAFFAYHDALMERESDTLTKAEKEMIVVATSARNRCLYCVVAHGALLRIYSKDPLVADNVAINHLTAGLSERHRMMLDFAMHCGIEVGEFSSEWQARLEQVGFTLEDCWDIGAIVAFFGMSNRLVTMAGTPPNEEFYLMGRLPRS